From a single Staphylococcus epidermidis genomic region:
- a CDS encoding IS6-like element IS257 family transposase, whose protein sequence is MNYFRYKQFNKDVITVAVGYYLRYALSYRNISEILRERGVNVHHSTVYRWVQEYAPILYRIWKKKHKKAYYKWRIDETYIKIKGKWSYLYRAIDAEGHTLDIWLRKQRDNHSAYAFIKRLIKQFGKPQKVITDQAPSTKVAMAKVIKAFKLKPDCHCTSKYLNNLIEQDHRHIKVRKTRYQSINTAKNTLKGIECIYALYKKNRRSLQIYGFSPCHEISIMLAS, encoded by the coding sequence ATGAACTATTTCAGATATAAACAATTTAACAAGGATGTTATCACTGTAGCCGTTGGCTACTATCTAAGATATGCATTGAGTTATCGTAATATATCTGAAATATTAAGGGAACGTGGTGTAAACGTTCATCATTCAACGGTCTACCGTTGGGTTCAAGAATATGCCCCAATTTTATATCGAATTTGGAAGAAAAAGCATAAAAAAGCTTATTACAAATGGCGTATTGATGAGACGTACATCAAAATAAAAGGAAAATGGAGCTATTTATATCGTGCCATTGATGCAGAGGGACATACATTAGATATTTGGTTGCGTAAGCAACGAGATAATCATTCAGCATATGCGTTTATCAAACGTCTCATTAAACAATTTGGTAAACCTCAAAAGGTAATTACAGATCAGGCGCCTTCAACGAAGGTAGCAATGGCTAAAGTAATTAAAGCTTTTAAACTTAAACCTGACTGTCATTGTACATCGAAATATCTGAATAACCTCATTGAGCAAGATCACCGTCATATTAAAGTAAGAAAGACAAGGTATCAAAGTATCAATACAGCAAAGAATACTTTAAAAGGTATTGAATGTATTTACGCTCTATATAAAAAGAACCGCAGGTCTCTTCAGATCTACGGATTTTCGCCATGCCACGAAATTAGCATCATGCTAGCAAGTTAA
- a CDS encoding heavy metal translocating P-type ATPase, with translation MSEATKPLEEKYVYRVDGFSCANCAGKFERNVKKIPGVEDAKVNFGASKISVYGEATVEELEKAGAFENLKVAPEKPRRQAPQEVKKDKNIYRVEGFSCANCAGKFERNVKKIPGVEDAKVNFGASKISVYGEATIEELEKAGAFENLKVASEKPVRQATQEINQEKEDEKEEKVPFYKKHSTLLYSTLLIVFGYLSVFVNGDENIVTTLLFVASMLIGGLSLFKVGFQNLLRFEFDMKTLMTVAVIGGAIIGEWAEVSVVVILFAISEALERFSMDKARQSIRSLMDIAPKEALVRRKGQEMMVHVDDIAVGDIMIVKPGQKIAMDGMVVSGYSAVNQAAITGESVPVEKAVDDEVFAGTLNEEGLLEVEITKLVEDTTISKIIHLVEEAQGERAPSQAFVEKFAKYYTPIIMIIAALVAVVPPLFFGASWETWVYQGLAVLVVGCPCALVISTPISIVSAIGNAAKKGVLIKGGVYLEEMGALKAIAFDKTGTLTKGVPVVTDFNVLNKQVDENEMLSIITALEYRSQHPLASAIMKRAEEANISYSDVVIDDFSSITGKGIKGTVDGTTYYIGSPKLFKELSNSSFDKNLEKKVATLQNQGKTAMVVGTDKEILAIIAVADEVRESSKEVIQKLHQLGIKNTIMLTGDNKGTANAIGSHVGVKEVQAELMPQDKLDYIKQLKSEYNNVAMIGDGVNDAPALAASTVGIAMGGAGTDTALETADVALMGDDLRKLPFTVKLSRKALNIIKANITFAIAIKFIALLLVIPGWLTLWIAILSDMGATLLVALNSLRLMRVKD, from the coding sequence ATGAGTGAAGCAACGAAGCCATTAGAGGAGAAATATGTCTATCGTGTTGATGGATTTTCATGCGCAAACTGTGCAGGAAAGTTTGAAAGAAATGTTAAAAAAATTCCGGGAGTAGAGGATGCAAAAGTAAATTTTGGAGCATCCAAAATTTCCGTTTACGGAGAAGCAACGGTTGAAGAATTAGAAAAAGCAGGTGCCTTTGAGAACCTTAAAGTGGCTCCAGAAAAACCTAGGCGGCAGGCTCCGCAAGAGGTTAAAAAAGACAAAAATATATATCGTGTTGAAGGGTTTTCATGCGCAAACTGTGCAGGAAAGTTTGAAAGAAATGTTAAAAAAATTCCGGGAGTAGAGGATGCAAAAGTAAATTTTGGAGCATCCAAAATTTCCGTTTACGGAGAAGCAACGATTGAAGAATTAGAAAAAGCAGGTGCTTTTGAGAATCTTAAAGTGGCCTCTGAAAAACCTGTACGGCAAGCTACACAAGAGATTAACCAGGAAAAAGAGGATGAAAAAGAAGAAAAAGTGCCATTCTATAAAAAGCACAGTACTTTACTCTATTCGACCTTATTGATTGTTTTCGGATATCTTTCAGTCTTTGTTAATGGGGATGAGAACATTGTTACTACATTATTATTTGTAGCATCGATGTTAATAGGAGGATTATCGCTTTTTAAAGTTGGTTTCCAAAACTTGTTACGCTTTGAATTTGACATGAAAACACTTATGACTGTTGCAGTTATAGGTGGTGCGATTATAGGAGAATGGGCAGAAGTTTCTGTTGTTGTCATACTCTTTGCAATTAGTGAAGCTCTAGAACGATTTTCTATGGATAAAGCGAGACAATCAATTCGATCATTAATGGATATTGCACCTAAAGAGGCACTTGTTAGACGAAAAGGTCAAGAAATGATGGTTCATGTAGATGATATTGCAGTTGGAGATATTATGATTGTCAAACCTGGTCAAAAGATTGCCATGGACGGGATGGTTGTAAGTGGGTACTCTGCTGTTAATCAAGCTGCCATTACAGGTGAGTCAGTCCCTGTTGAAAAAGCGGTTGATGATGAAGTATTTGCAGGTACTCTAAATGAAGAAGGATTACTTGAAGTAGAAATAACTAAATTAGTAGAAGATACAACCATTTCAAAAATTATTCATCTTGTAGAGGAAGCACAGGGAGAACGAGCACCATCTCAAGCCTTTGTAGAAAAATTTGCGAAATATTATACTCCGATCATCATGATCATAGCTGCGTTAGTTGCTGTAGTTCCACCATTATTCTTTGGGGCTAGTTGGGAAACATGGGTTTATCAAGGTTTAGCTGTTTTAGTCGTTGGTTGTCCATGTGCGTTGGTTATTTCCACCCCGATTTCGATTGTTTCAGCAATTGGAAATGCAGCGAAAAAGGGTGTCCTAATAAAAGGTGGCGTTTATTTAGAAGAAATGGGTGCCTTAAAGGCCATTGCTTTCGATAAAACAGGTACTTTGACAAAAGGTGTCCCTGTTGTAACTGACTTCAATGTGTTGAACAAACAGGTAGATGAAAATGAAATGCTATCCATCATTACTGCATTAGAGTATCGTTCTCAGCACCCTCTTGCATCAGCAATCATGAAAAGAGCAGAAGAGGCGAATATTTCTTATTCAGATGTTGTGATAGATGACTTCTCTTCCATTACAGGAAAAGGAATTAAGGGTACTGTAGACGGAACGACCTATTATATTGGAAGTCCAAAACTATTTAAGGAACTGTCAAACTCTAGTTTTGATAAGAATTTAGAGAAAAAAGTTGCAACTCTTCAAAATCAAGGGAAAACTGCTATGGTTGTTGGAACTGACAAAGAAATACTAGCTATTATTGCAGTAGCAGATGAAGTACGTGAATCAAGTAAAGAAGTCATTCAAAAACTACATCAACTTGGCATCAAAAATACAATTATGCTTACCGGTGATAATAAAGGTACTGCGAATGCCATTGGAAGTCATGTCGGAGTAAAAGAAGTTCAGGCTGAATTAATGCCTCAGGATAAATTGGATTATATTAAACAATTGAAATCGGAATACAACAACGTAGCTATGATTGGCGATGGTGTCAATGATGCACCTGCATTGGCAGCTTCCACTGTTGGAATTGCAATGGGTGGAGCTGGTACTGATACAGCATTAGAAACGGCGGACGTTGCACTAATGGGAGATGATTTAAGAAAACTTCCGTTTACGGTAAAACTAAGTCGAAAAGCGCTAAACATAATAAAAGCTAACATTACTTTTGCAATTGCTATTAAATTTATTGCCTTATTATTGGTTATTCCAGGTTGGTTAACACTCTGGATTGCGATTCTTTCAGATATGGGTGCAACTCTTCTTGTAGCGTTGAACAGTTTACGACTTATGCGAGTGAAAGATTAA
- the lpdA gene encoding dihydrolipoyl dehydrogenase: MTGEVKKYVDLLVIGAGSGGYVAAIRAAQLGKKVVLVDKAELGGVCLNRGCIPSKALISASERVKHIKHANTMGLKVSGEVQVDMPEVVKWKDGIVNKLTDGIRTLLKGNGVEVISGEAYLTEAHIAKIKIEDEEQIFSYKDLILAIGSLPVELKSMPFDQKRIISSTEALQLQEVPNHLVVVGGGYIGLELGTAYAKFGAKVTILEGSDTILSGTDPILTKTVKRHLKEIGITVITDALVQGGENTGDEVNVHVQVDGKEEIIQGDYCLVSIGRKPNTGKIGLENIGVVLDDQGFIKINNKCQTNIEHVYAIGDCAGGDLLAHKASYEAKIAAEVISGQNSVIDFQAMPFVIFSDPEVAYTGLTEKEAKEKGYETVSSRFPFQANARALSVSDADGFVQVVAEKNTKRVLGVQMVGPEVSSLIAEAVFAIEAGANAEDLSLTIHAHPTLPEPLMEAAEGVMGHAIHTLNKKQ, translated from the coding sequence ATGACTGGAGAAGTGAAAAAATATGTAGACCTTTTAGTGATAGGAGCAGGGTCTGGAGGTTATGTGGCGGCAATACGTGCTGCCCAGTTAGGAAAAAAGGTGGTACTGGTTGATAAGGCGGAGTTAGGAGGAGTTTGCCTTAATCGAGGGTGTATCCCTTCAAAAGCTCTTATTAGTGCATCTGAACGAGTCAAACACATTAAACATGCCAATACAATGGGGCTTAAGGTTTCGGGTGAGGTTCAAGTTGATATGCCAGAAGTAGTAAAGTGGAAGGACGGAATCGTGAACAAGCTAACAGATGGGATTCGCACCTTGTTAAAAGGAAATGGTGTAGAGGTCATCAGTGGGGAAGCCTATCTCACTGAAGCACATATTGCAAAAATAAAAATAGAGGACGAGGAACAGATTTTTTCCTACAAAGATTTAATTCTTGCAATAGGTTCTTTGCCAGTCGAGTTAAAAAGTATGCCATTTGATCAAAAAAGAATCATTTCTTCAACGGAGGCATTGCAACTACAGGAAGTACCCAATCATTTAGTTGTGGTAGGTGGTGGTTATATCGGTTTAGAGTTAGGTACTGCTTATGCAAAGTTTGGGGCAAAAGTGACCATCCTTGAGGGATCGGATACAATTTTGTCCGGGACAGATCCTATCCTAACAAAAACAGTAAAACGTCATTTAAAGGAAATTGGAATCACTGTTATAACGGATGCCCTTGTTCAAGGTGGAGAAAATACAGGCGATGAAGTTAACGTCCATGTTCAAGTTGATGGAAAGGAAGAAATTATTCAAGGTGATTATTGCTTAGTTTCTATTGGGAGAAAACCAAACACAGGTAAAATTGGTCTGGAAAATATCGGAGTAGTATTAGACGACCAAGGATTTATTAAGATAAATAACAAATGTCAAACAAACATTGAACATGTTTATGCAATAGGGGATTGTGCTGGTGGTGACCTCCTCGCTCATAAAGCTAGTTATGAAGCAAAGATAGCAGCCGAAGTGATCAGTGGTCAAAATAGTGTGATTGATTTTCAAGCGATGCCTTTTGTTATCTTCAGCGATCCTGAAGTAGCCTATACAGGTTTAACAGAGAAGGAAGCAAAGGAAAAAGGATACGAAACAGTATCCAGTCGTTTTCCATTCCAAGCAAATGCTAGGGCGTTATCTGTCTCGGATGCAGATGGCTTTGTACAAGTTGTAGCCGAAAAGAATACGAAAAGAGTGTTAGGAGTACAGATGGTTGGACCAGAGGTATCCTCTCTGATTGCAGAGGCTGTTTTTGCGATTGAGGCTGGGGCAAATGCGGAAGATCTTAGCCTTACGATTCATGCTCATCCTACCTTACCAGAACCACTTATGGAAGCAGCAGAAGGTGTGATGGGACATGCTATACATACGTTGAATAAAAAGCAATAA
- a CDS encoding ZIP family metal transporter — MFSWTVVSLVLLTSIANLVGGLIVVRKEWSPKALTYLMAFSAGFLLSIGILDLMPEGLENSPENGIYILIGFLVLFSFQRILTTHFHFGYETHEDKLSKKTGGLGAFIGMTIHSFFDGVSIVAGFEVSSELGFLVFVAVLLHKIPDGLTISSIVLVVFNDRKKAFIASAVLALATIFGGALVWLLSDTEFAAEVLGDSFARIALSFSAGVFLYVAATDLLPVVNQSENRKTGLYVLLGVAVFYIASWIIGVVGLE; from the coding sequence ATGTTCTCATGGACTGTAGTATCTCTTGTGTTACTCACAAGTATAGCTAATCTTGTTGGAGGACTTATTGTCGTGAGAAAAGAATGGTCCCCCAAAGCTCTTACATATTTAATGGCTTTTAGTGCAGGTTTTCTTTTATCCATAGGTATTCTTGATCTAATGCCAGAAGGATTAGAAAATTCACCTGAAAATGGAATCTATATATTAATAGGATTTTTAGTATTATTTTCCTTTCAAAGAATCCTCACAACTCATTTTCATTTCGGCTATGAAACACATGAGGATAAACTCAGTAAAAAAACGGGCGGTTTAGGTGCCTTTATCGGAATGACCATTCATAGTTTCTTTGATGGGGTCTCCATTGTTGCGGGATTCGAAGTAAGCAGTGAATTAGGTTTCCTTGTGTTTGTTGCTGTATTACTTCATAAAATACCAGATGGCTTAACCATTTCTTCGATTGTTCTTGTAGTATTTAATGACAGGAAAAAGGCGTTTATTGCCTCTGCAGTACTGGCTTTGGCTACTATATTTGGAGGAGCTTTAGTATGGCTACTCAGTGACACAGAATTTGCAGCTGAAGTACTTGGCGATTCTTTTGCAAGAATTGCTTTGTCCTTTTCAGCAGGTGTTTTTCTATATGTTGCAGCAACGGACTTACTTCCAGTTGTTAATCAATCTGAAAATCGAAAAACTGGTCTTTACGTTTTGCTTGGTGTAGCCGTTTTCTATATAGCTTCTTGGATCATAGGAGTTGTTGGGTTGGAATGA
- the lspA gene encoding signal peptidase II, with protein sequence MRIYYIIAVIVLIIDQLWKSAIVKWMEIGQTIPLWEGVFHITSLRNKGAAFGILQGQRWFFIIVTLIVVLGIIYYLQTEGRNNRRISFALSLLLGGALGNFFDRLIRGEVIDSLDFRLIDYPIFNLADVFIVSGVALMILEVLLQSKKYS encoded by the coding sequence ATCAGGATCTACTATATCATTGCAGTCATCGTTTTAATCATTGATCAACTATGGAAATCTGCGATTGTCAAATGGATGGAAATAGGTCAAACCATTCCTTTATGGGAAGGAGTATTCCATATTACTTCTCTTCGAAATAAAGGAGCAGCATTTGGAATTTTGCAAGGTCAACGCTGGTTTTTTATTATTGTAACGTTAATTGTTGTACTGGGTATCATTTATTATTTACAAACAGAAGGAAGGAATAACCGACGAATCTCTTTTGCCTTATCACTGTTGCTAGGTGGAGCATTAGGGAACTTTTTTGACCGCTTGATTAGAGGAGAAGTAATAGATAGCCTTGATTTTCGGCTCATTGATTATCCTATCTTTAATCTCGCTGATGTTTTCATAGTTTCTGGTGTTGCTTTAATGATATTGGAGGTTCTGTTGCAAAGTAAAAAATATAGCTAA
- a CDS encoding ArsR/SmtB family transcription factor, whose protein sequence is MSITSINKKEHDLDGIKSRGKDACETFIFDPEKVERRQQEVGQTDGLSQLFKVFADDTRLKIVYALTQEDEMCVCDVATIIGSTNATASHHLRMLRNMGFAEYRKKGKIVFYRLVSNHVHHLMQEALQLKEKK, encoded by the coding sequence TTGAGTATTACTTCCATAAATAAAAAAGAACATGATTTAGATGGTATAAAATCAAGGGGAAAAGATGCTTGTGAGACATTTATATTTGACCCAGAAAAGGTTGAGCGCCGTCAGCAGGAAGTCGGTCAAACGGATGGCTTATCACAATTGTTTAAAGTTTTTGCGGATGATACACGGTTGAAAATTGTTTATGCACTTACGCAAGAAGATGAAATGTGTGTCTGTGATGTAGCAACGATTATTGGTTCTACGAATGCTACTGCTTCACACCACCTACGTATGTTACGTAATATGGGGTTTGCCGAGTACCGTAAAAAAGGGAAGATAGTTTTTTATAGGCTAGTAAGTAATCATGTGCATCACCTTATGCAAGAAGCACTACAGTTGAAGGAAAAGAAGTAA
- a CDS encoding CadD family cadmium resistance transporter produces the protein MNLILTILSALGSFIVTNVDDIFVLMLLFSQARSQAKTGNSGIVSMESKGNRIYPRDIVIGQYLGFALLVLISLLATFGVTLIPDQWVGLLGLIPIYLGVKLFIKGEEEDEGNILSSLNKFNKFYLSVAFITFANGGDNIGIYVPFFSTLNNNQLIITVVTFFIMVAVWCLIGYRLARFRYVSETLEKYGRWIIPIVFIGLGIYIMVENETFRAILSLVN, from the coding sequence ATGAATTTAATTTTAACTATTCTCTCTGCTTTAGGTTCTTTTATAGTAACCAATGTCGATGATATTTTTGTCTTGATGTTACTGTTCTCTCAAGCAAGGTCACAAGCTAAAACGGGTAACAGTGGAATAGTTAGCATGGAGTCGAAAGGAAACCGTATTTATCCAAGAGATATAGTCATTGGCCAATATCTTGGTTTTGCACTTTTAGTTTTAATCAGTCTTTTAGCAACATTTGGAGTAACACTCATTCCTGATCAGTGGGTAGGTTTGCTAGGATTAATACCGATATATCTAGGAGTAAAACTCTTTATAAAGGGTGAAGAAGAGGATGAAGGTAACATTCTTTCCAGCTTAAACAAATTTAATAAGTTCTATTTAAGTGTAGCCTTTATCACATTCGCCAATGGCGGAGACAATATTGGAATTTATGTTCCATTCTTTTCTACCTTAAATAACAACCAACTGATAATTACAGTTGTTACTTTCTTTATAATGGTTGCTGTCTGGTGTTTAATTGGCTATCGTCTAGCAAGGTTCAGATATGTTTCTGAAACACTTGAGAAATACGGCCGCTGGATTATCCCAATTGTGTTTATAGGATTAGGAATATATATTATGGTGGAGAACGAAACTTTCCGCGCCATTTTGAGTTTAGTGAATTAA
- a CDS encoding IS6-like element IS257 family transposase — protein MNYFRYKQFNKDVITVAVGYYLRYALSYRDISEILRERGVNVHHSTVYRWVQEYAPILYQIWKKKHKKAYYKWRIDETYIKIKGKWSYLYRAIDAEGHTLDIWLRKQRDNHSAYAFIKRLIKQFGKPQKVITDQAPSTKVAMAKVIKAFKLKPDCHCTSKYLNNLIEQDHRHIKVRKTRYQSINTAKNTLKGIECIYALYKKNRRSLQIYGFSPCHEISIMLAS, from the coding sequence ATGAACTATTTCAGATATAAACAATTTAACAAGGATGTTATCACTGTAGCCGTTGGCTACTATCTAAGATATGCATTGAGTTATCGTGATATATCTGAAATATTAAGGGAACGTGGTGTAAACGTTCATCATTCAACGGTCTACCGTTGGGTTCAAGAATATGCCCCAATTTTGTATCAAATTTGGAAGAAAAAGCATAAAAAAGCTTATTACAAATGGCGTATTGATGAGACGTACATCAAAATAAAAGGAAAATGGAGCTATTTATATCGTGCCATTGATGCAGAGGGACATACATTAGATATTTGGTTGCGTAAGCAACGAGATAATCATTCAGCATATGCGTTTATCAAACGTCTCATTAAACAATTTGGTAAACCTCAAAAGGTAATTACAGATCAGGCGCCTTCAACGAAGGTAGCAATGGCTAAAGTAATTAAAGCTTTTAAACTTAAACCTGACTGTCATTGTACATCGAAATATCTGAATAACCTCATTGAGCAAGATCACCGTCATATTAAAGTAAGAAAGACAAGGTATCAAAGTATCAATACAGCAAAGAATACTTTAAAAGGTATTGAATGTATTTACGCTCTATATAAAAAGAACCGCAGGTCTCTTCAGATCTACGGATTTTCGCCATGCCACGAAATTAGCATCATGCTAGCAAGTTAA
- a CDS encoding dihydrolipoyl dehydrogenase family protein translates to MTKKYDLIVIGTGSAGSITAAKCNKAGWNVAMVDDRPFGGTCALRGCDPKKVLHGAAELIDWNKRMVKNGVPSEVSINWKDLMNFKRTFTDDVPEKKEEALNKQGIDTYHGNASFVSEDKLEVNKEVLEGSHFLIASGAKPTPLPIKGEEHLTYSDEFLELDELPQRIVFVGGGYISFEFAHIAARAGSEVHIIHRGQRPLENFDIDLVDILLEKSKEIGIQVHLQHSVESIEKEQGKFHVYARKKEDITRFEADIVIHGAGRVPALDMNLEKGNIERKKHGVHVNEYLQSVSNPNVYAAGDAAATDGLPLTPVASADSHVVASNLLKGNSKKIEYPVIPSAVFTVPKMASVGMSEEEAKNSGRNIKVKQKNISDWFTYKRTNEDFAAFKVLIDEDSDQVVGAHLISNEADELINHFATAIRFGISTKELKQMIFAYPTAASDIAHML, encoded by the coding sequence ATGACAAAGAAATACGATCTTATTGTGATTGGTACAGGTTCTGCGGGGTCAATCACAGCAGCAAAATGTAATAAAGCCGGCTGGAATGTAGCTATGGTAGATGACAGGCCGTTTGGAGGCACGTGTGCACTACGTGGATGTGACCCAAAAAAGGTTCTACATGGTGCTGCCGAGCTTATTGATTGGAACAAACGGATGGTTAAGAATGGAGTACCGTCTGAAGTCTCCATCAACTGGAAAGATCTTATGAATTTTAAAAGAACCTTTACAGATGATGTCCCGGAAAAAAAAGAGGAAGCATTGAATAAACAGGGAATCGATACGTATCATGGCAATGCATCTTTCGTGAGTGAGGACAAACTTGAAGTGAATAAAGAAGTGCTCGAGGGGAGTCATTTCTTGATCGCTAGTGGTGCGAAACCTACCCCTTTACCCATAAAAGGAGAAGAACATCTTACTTATAGTGATGAGTTTTTGGAGTTGGATGAATTACCACAAAGAATCGTCTTTGTTGGTGGTGGGTATATTTCGTTTGAATTTGCTCATATCGCGGCACGTGCTGGATCAGAAGTTCATATTATCCATCGAGGTCAAAGACCTTTGGAGAATTTTGATATAGATCTTGTAGATATCCTTTTAGAAAAGTCGAAAGAGATTGGCATACAGGTACATCTTCAACATTCCGTTGAATCCATTGAAAAAGAACAAGGAAAGTTTCATGTGTACGCTCGAAAAAAAGAGGATATAACGCGGTTTGAAGCAGACATTGTTATTCATGGTGCTGGACGGGTCCCTGCCTTAGATATGAATCTTGAAAAAGGGAATATAGAAAGGAAAAAACATGGTGTCCATGTTAATGAGTATTTGCAAAGTGTAAGTAACCCGAATGTCTATGCAGCTGGAGATGCTGCAGCAACGGATGGCTTGCCCCTCACACCTGTAGCCAGTGCAGATTCTCATGTCGTAGCATCTAATTTATTGAAAGGGAACAGCAAAAAAATTGAATATCCCGTGATTCCATCTGCTGTATTTACCGTACCTAAAATGGCATCGGTAGGTATGAGCGAGGAGGAAGCCAAAAACTCTGGCCGGAATATTAAAGTAAAGCAGAAAAACATCTCCGACTGGTTTACGTATAAACGGACAAATGAGGACTTTGCTGCGTTTAAAGTGCTAATTGACGAGGATAGTGATCAAGTTGTCGGTGCTCATTTGATTAGTAATGAAGCCGATGAACTAATTAACCACTTTGCAACAGCCATTCGCTTTGGAATTTCAACCAAAGAATTGAAACAAATGATATTTGCCTATCCAACGGCAGCTTCGGACATTGCACACATGTTGTAA
- a CDS encoding IS1182-like element ISSep1 family transposase, whose amino-acid sequence MYKDYNMTQLTLPMETSVLIPTNDISRHVNDIVETIPETEFDEFRHHRGATSYHPKMMLKVVLYAYTQSVFSGRKIEKLLNDSIRMMWLSQNQKPSYKTINRFRVNPKVDALLESLFIQFHSQCLKQNLIDDQAIFIDGTKVEANANRYTFVWKKSIQNHESRMNENSKALYHELVINKIIPEIKKDHDNDLTKEEIDLIGSHLDKEIEDLNQHIDNEKCTKIRKQIRLKRTKIKKYKKQINDYSQRKHKYEVQKSILKDRNSYSKTDHDATFMRMKEDHMKNGQLKPGYNLQIATNSQFVLFYDVYQNPTDTRTMIPFLNTIQETYGHLPEYIVADAGYGSEANYMAIIDNFNRTPLITYGMFIKDKTKKYKSDIFNTQNWDYDEINDEFICPNNKRLGFKRYAYRHDKYGFKRDFKLYECDDCSECPLKQQCMNFNSKTNKKIMKNYNWEYFKAQINKKLSEPKTKTIYSQRKIDVEPVFGFMKAILGFTRMSVRGIDKAKRELGFVLMALNIRKVTAQRAENNQKNNKKDNFYIISIEIVFFYLSWDFMSHTLFTLNLSLA is encoded by the coding sequence ATGTATAAAGATTATAACATGACTCAACTTACTCTACCAATGGAAACTTCAGTTCTTATCCCCACAAATGATATTTCACGACATGTAAATGATATTGTAGAAACAATTCCCGAGACTGAATTCGATGAATTCAGACATCATCGAGGTGCAACATCATACCATCCAAAAATGATGTTAAAAGTAGTTTTATATGCCTACACCCAATCTGTGTTTTCAGGACGTAAGATAGAAAAATTACTCAATGATAGTATCCGAATGATGTGGCTATCACAAAATCAAAAGCCTTCTTATAAAACGATTAATCGATTTAGAGTAAATCCCAAAGTAGACGCTTTATTAGAATCATTATTTATTCAATTTCATAGTCAGTGTTTGAAACAAAATCTTATTGATGATCAGGCCATTTTTATTGATGGTACGAAAGTTGAGGCAAATGCCAATCGATATACATTTGTATGGAAAAAGAGTATTCAAAACCATGAGTCAAGAATGAATGAAAACTCTAAAGCACTCTATCATGAATTGGTGATAAATAAAATCATACCTGAGATTAAAAAAGATCATGATAATGACTTAACAAAAGAAGAAATAGATTTGATTGGTAGTCATTTAGATAAAGAAATCGAAGATTTAAACCAACATATCGATAATGAAAAATGTACTAAAATAAGAAAACAAATACGGCTCAAAAGAACTAAAATTAAAAAATACAAAAAGCAAATTAATGATTACTCTCAGCGAAAGCATAAATACGAAGTCCAAAAATCTATTTTAAAGGATAGAAATAGTTATTCTAAAACAGATCACGATGCCACATTTATGAGAATGAAAGAAGATCATATGAAAAATGGACAACTTAAACCGGGGTATAATTTACAAATAGCGACAAATTCTCAATTTGTTTTATTTTATGATGTGTATCAAAATCCGACTGATACAAGAACAATGATACCTTTTTTAAATACAATACAAGAGACCTACGGTCATTTACCTGAATATATTGTAGCTGACGCAGGTTATGGTAGCGAAGCCAATTATATGGCAATTATAGATAATTTTAATCGAACGCCACTCATAACTTATGGAATGTTTATAAAAGATAAAACTAAAAAATATAAAAGTGACATCTTTAATACTCAAAATTGGGATTATGACGAAATTAACGATGAATTCATTTGTCCGAATAATAAAAGACTAGGATTTAAAAGATATGCCTATCGTCATGATAAATATGGTTTTAAACGAGACTTTAAATTATATGAATGTGATGATTGTTCAGAATGCCCTCTGAAACAACAATGTATGAACTTCAATTCAAAAACAAATAAAAAAATAATGAAAAATTATAATTGGGAATATTTTAAAGCCCAAATTAATAAAAAGCTTTCAGAACCAAAAACAAAAACCATCTACAGTCAAAGAAAAATTGATGTGGAGCCTGTTTTTGGATTTATGAAGGCTATTTTGGGTTTCACTAGAATGTCCGTTCGAGGGATAGATAAAGCCAAAAGAGAATTAGGATTTGTGCTAATGGCACTTAATATAAGAAAAGTAACAGCTCAACGAGCTGAAAATAATCAAAAAAATAATAAAAAAGACAATTTCTATATTATTTCAATAGAAATTGTCTTTTTTTACTTATCCTGGGACTTTATGTCCCACACTCTTTTTACTCTTAATCTTTCACTCGCATAA